In Candidatus Baltobacteraceae bacterium, a genomic segment contains:
- a CDS encoding acetyl-CoA carboxylase biotin carboxylase subunit: protein MSAPFAKILIANRGEIAVRIIRTAREMSIATVAVYSEADRDAIHVRMADEAYLIGPAAPSASYLNIDAILETARRAGAQAIHPGYGFLAENAAFARRIIAAGLTWIGPHPDAIDAMGDKLRARQAMAKAGVPFVPGGTEAIADVAGAREAALAYGLPLALKASGGGGGKGLKVARTLDEIESAFTTARREAESYFKNGTIYAERYLENPKHVELQILADKHGNVLHVGERDCSLQRRHQKLWEEAPAQIPLKVRRAMREAGVRAAQAIGYDSVGTIECLVKGDDFFFLEMNTRIQVEHTVTEMISGLDLIREQIRVAAGDELGFTEDEVTFHGAAIEGRVNAEDPADNFRPAPGTVTAYHEPGGLGVRVDSAAYPGYTISPDYDSMIAKLVVWAPTRAQAIARLARAIDEYAIEGVPTTLPLLRALCDEPSVRDASYGTATLESFAAKLFDGSSAGERNKTQRAGGGTIELALGYGGGAEPSPPQDLRVQVNDKLYRVRVFDLPQRGSLPTKNGAQRLAPRSTGKKQRGAASGNDVVSPMHGVVVEMKVCAGDSIAEGQVVAIVEAMKMMNEIRAHKSGTVSAVHAAAGATIESRAPLVTVE from the coding sequence GAGATCGCGGTGCGCATCATCCGCACGGCGCGCGAGATGTCGATCGCGACCGTCGCCGTCTACTCCGAGGCCGATCGCGACGCGATACACGTGCGGATGGCCGACGAAGCCTACCTTATCGGCCCCGCTGCGCCGTCCGCGAGCTATCTCAACATCGACGCGATTCTCGAGACGGCCAGACGCGCGGGTGCGCAAGCGATTCATCCGGGATATGGCTTCCTCGCCGAAAACGCGGCGTTCGCGCGGCGCATCATCGCCGCCGGATTGACCTGGATCGGCCCGCATCCCGATGCGATCGACGCGATGGGCGACAAGCTGCGCGCGCGGCAAGCGATGGCCAAGGCCGGCGTGCCGTTCGTTCCCGGCGGAACCGAAGCGATCGCGGACGTGGCCGGCGCGCGTGAAGCCGCGCTCGCCTACGGGTTACCCCTCGCGCTCAAAGCCTCGGGCGGCGGCGGCGGCAAGGGGCTCAAGGTCGCGCGCACGCTCGACGAGATCGAATCCGCCTTCACCACCGCGAGGCGCGAGGCCGAATCGTACTTCAAGAACGGCACGATCTACGCCGAGCGCTATCTCGAGAATCCCAAACACGTCGAGCTGCAGATTCTCGCCGACAAGCACGGCAACGTGCTGCACGTCGGCGAGCGCGACTGCTCGCTACAGCGGCGTCACCAAAAGCTCTGGGAAGAGGCACCCGCGCAGATTCCGCTCAAAGTGCGCCGCGCGATGCGCGAAGCCGGCGTGCGCGCCGCGCAAGCGATCGGCTACGACTCGGTCGGCACGATCGAGTGTCTGGTCAAAGGCGACGACTTCTTCTTCCTGGAGATGAACACGCGCATACAAGTCGAGCACACCGTCACCGAGATGATCTCCGGCCTCGACTTGATTCGCGAGCAGATTCGCGTCGCCGCCGGCGACGAACTCGGCTTCACTGAAGACGAGGTCACCTTCCACGGCGCCGCGATCGAAGGCCGAGTCAACGCCGAGGATCCCGCCGACAACTTTCGCCCGGCCCCCGGCACGGTCACCGCCTATCACGAACCGGGCGGGCTCGGCGTGCGCGTCGACTCCGCTGCCTATCCGGGCTACACGATCTCACCCGACTACGACTCGATGATCGCCAAACTCGTGGTCTGGGCGCCGACGCGCGCGCAGGCGATTGCACGTCTCGCCCGCGCAATCGACGAGTATGCGATCGAAGGCGTGCCGACGACGCTGCCGCTGCTGCGCGCATTGTGCGATGAGCCGAGCGTTCGCGACGCTTCGTACGGTACCGCGACACTCGAATCTTTCGCCGCGAAATTGTTCGATGGTTCCTCCGCAGGCGAGCGTAACAAGACTCAGCGAGCCGGAGGAGGGACCATCGAACTCGCGCTCGGCTACGGAGGGGGCGCTGAACCTTCGCCGCCGCAAGACCTACGGGTGCAGGTCAACGACAAACTGTATCGAGTTCGCGTTTTCGATTTGCCGCAGCGTGGTTCATTGCCCACAAAAAATGGCGCGCAGCGGCTGGCGCCGCGATCGACCGGGAAGAAACAGCGCGGCGCAGCGAGCGGAAACGACGTCGTTTCGCCGATGCACGGCGTCGTCGTCGAGATGAAGGTCTGTGCCGGGGACTCGATTGCCGAAGGTCAGGTCGTGGCGATCGTCGAGGCGATGAAGATGATGAACGAGATCCGCGCGCACAAGAGCGGCACGGTCAGCGCCGTTCACGCGGCGGCGGGCGCGACGATCGAGTCGCGCGCACCGCTCGTGACGGTCGAGTAG
- a CDS encoding DUF4127 family protein — protein MIVAPIVFVPMDDRPVTLQLPLMLGPIAGRPVLAPPRALLGNYLQPGKPDAIIAWLNGTAPRGGAYVLSSDMLAYGGLTASRVPGPSYLDAYQRLRELDALHSRYSGAWIGVFGTIMRLAPTGVPAWTPYFAPYPAWAYLQQYANLHDPLEPSEEAEAAHLRELIGAPLLEAYLQTRARDYGVDHLLIDKAKAGAIDRLVLGQDDAKPYGLHVPEVDALQRYLASADLGSRASIEPGADELGMSLVAHALARAAHWTPHIAVRYSTPLGAQYQDPLEFTPIGVTIDDLIALCGGVRDDAAPQIVLYVHLPNTGPALDDAFMAAMRGDLDDGRSVAVVDLSFEGSYAQQQAFAQALLSSGLARRLDAYAAWNTDANSTGTALAEAIAAGAGRRLHSYDALAHETFTFMRFVDDVDFHDAVRPDLNDWLAAQGVTDHSLLAPAIAAPTAQRDRALLWNDAEATLAQLYPNLHITAIAITLPWDRTFETGLDVRLAPNL, from the coding sequence ATGATCGTCGCGCCGATCGTGTTCGTACCGATGGACGATCGTCCGGTGACGCTGCAGCTTCCGCTCATGCTGGGACCCATTGCGGGCCGTCCCGTCCTGGCACCACCGCGAGCGTTGCTCGGAAACTACTTACAGCCCGGCAAACCCGACGCGATCATCGCCTGGCTCAACGGCACGGCGCCGCGCGGAGGAGCCTACGTGCTCTCGAGCGACATGCTCGCATACGGCGGACTGACGGCCTCGCGGGTTCCGGGTCCAAGCTATCTCGACGCATATCAACGGTTGCGTGAACTCGATGCGTTGCATTCGCGGTATTCCGGCGCATGGATCGGCGTGTTCGGGACGATCATGCGTTTGGCTCCGACCGGAGTACCCGCCTGGACACCGTACTTCGCGCCCTATCCGGCCTGGGCGTACCTGCAGCAATACGCCAATCTTCACGACCCGCTCGAACCGTCGGAAGAGGCCGAAGCGGCGCATCTGCGCGAGCTGATCGGCGCACCGCTACTCGAGGCGTATCTGCAGACGCGCGCCCGTGATTACGGCGTCGATCATCTATTGATCGACAAAGCCAAGGCCGGTGCGATCGATCGCCTCGTGCTTGGCCAAGACGATGCCAAACCGTACGGGCTGCACGTTCCGGAAGTCGATGCGCTGCAGCGGTATTTGGCGAGCGCCGATCTCGGTTCGCGCGCCTCGATCGAACCGGGCGCCGATGAACTTGGGATGTCGCTGGTGGCGCACGCGCTTGCGCGCGCCGCGCACTGGACGCCGCACATCGCCGTGCGGTACTCGACGCCGCTGGGCGCGCAATATCAGGACCCGCTCGAGTTCACGCCGATCGGCGTGACGATCGACGACCTGATCGCACTCTGCGGCGGCGTGCGCGACGATGCTGCCCCGCAGATCGTCCTCTACGTGCATCTGCCGAACACCGGCCCCGCGCTCGATGACGCGTTCATGGCGGCGATGCGCGGCGATCTCGATGATGGACGTTCGGTCGCCGTGGTCGATCTCTCGTTCGAAGGAAGCTATGCGCAGCAGCAGGCCTTTGCTCAAGCGCTCTTGAGCTCGGGTTTGGCGCGCCGTCTCGATGCGTACGCGGCCTGGAATACCGACGCCAATAGCACGGGAACCGCACTGGCCGAAGCGATCGCGGCCGGAGCCGGGCGGCGCTTACACAGCTACGACGCGCTTGCGCACGAAACGTTCACGTTTATGCGCTTCGTCGACGACGTCGACTTTCACGACGCCGTGCGGCCCGACCTCAACGATTGGCTCGCGGCACAGGGCGTGACCGATCACTCGCTGCTCGCTCCCGCGATCGCCGCACCGACCGCGCAGCGCGACCGCGCACTACTCTGGAACGACGCGGAAGCAACGCTCGCGCAACTCTATCCGAACTTGCACATCACCGCGATCGCGATCACCCTTCCTTGGGATCGCACCTTCGAGACCGGTCTCGACGTTCGGCTGGCGCCCAATCTCTGA
- a CDS encoding methylmalonyl-CoA mutase family protein — MARKFNASGIPLEPRYDRIEGKAHELGEPGDFPFARGIRADMYRGRLWTMRQYAGFATAAESNARYRYLLAHGTTGLSVAFDLPTQLGHDSDAPLARGEVGKVGVAIDSIADMETLFDGIPLESVTVSMTINAPASILLAMLLAVARRRGISFDELGGTIQNDVLKEYVARGTYIYPPGPSMRLVTDVMAYCAREVPQWNTISISGYHIREAGSTAVEEIAFTLSNAKAYLRAARAAGIDLDLVAPRISFFWNAHNDFFEEIAKFRAARYLWAHITRDEFGCTDPRSQMLRFHTQTGGSTLTAQEPDNNVVRVTLQALAAVLGGTQSLHTNGKDEALALPTAESAKVALRTQQIIGYESGVADVVDPMAGSYYVETLTNELIERARALIKEVDDLGGSIAAIESGWMQSRIADSAYEAQQAIERGTSIVVGVNAFGESESSASIPLQRIDDAIEREQIARLQAFRAARDRARLEARLAEVRSAAGSGENLIPPFIEAVDAGATLGEICNVLRDVFGVYRAKEVVA, encoded by the coding sequence ATGGCACGCAAGTTCAACGCCAGCGGCATTCCCCTGGAACCTCGCTACGATCGTATCGAAGGCAAAGCTCACGAGCTGGGGGAGCCCGGCGACTTTCCGTTTGCGCGCGGTATCCGCGCCGACATGTACCGCGGTCGGCTCTGGACGATGCGGCAATACGCCGGCTTTGCAACCGCCGCCGAATCGAACGCGCGCTACCGCTATCTGCTTGCGCATGGGACGACCGGACTCTCGGTCGCATTCGACCTGCCCACTCAGCTCGGCCACGATTCCGACGCGCCGCTCGCCCGCGGCGAGGTGGGAAAGGTCGGCGTCGCGATCGACTCGATCGCCGACATGGAAACGCTCTTCGACGGCATTCCGCTCGAGAGCGTCACCGTTTCGATGACGATCAACGCGCCGGCTTCGATTCTGCTTGCGATGCTCCTCGCAGTTGCGCGCCGGCGGGGCATTTCGTTCGACGAGCTCGGCGGCACGATTCAAAACGACGTGCTCAAAGAATACGTCGCGCGCGGAACCTACATCTACCCGCCCGGCCCCTCGATGCGATTGGTCACCGACGTGATGGCCTACTGTGCGCGCGAGGTTCCGCAGTGGAATACGATCTCGATCTCGGGCTATCATATTCGCGAGGCCGGATCGACCGCGGTCGAAGAGATCGCCTTCACCCTCTCCAATGCCAAGGCGTATCTGAGAGCCGCGCGCGCGGCCGGGATCGATCTCGACCTGGTCGCGCCGCGCATCTCCTTTTTCTGGAACGCGCACAACGACTTCTTCGAAGAGATCGCCAAATTCCGCGCTGCTCGTTATCTGTGGGCGCACATCACGCGCGACGAATTCGGTTGCACCGATCCGCGCTCGCAGATGCTGCGTTTCCACACCCAGACCGGCGGGTCGACGCTCACCGCGCAAGAACCGGATAACAACGTCGTGCGCGTCACGCTGCAGGCGCTGGCTGCCGTGCTCGGCGGAACACAGTCGCTGCACACCAACGGCAAAGACGAAGCACTCGCACTGCCGACGGCGGAGAGCGCTAAGGTCGCACTGCGAACCCAGCAGATCATCGGTTACGAATCCGGCGTTGCCGACGTGGTCGACCCGATGGCCGGATCGTACTACGTGGAAACGCTGACCAACGAGCTGATCGAGCGGGCGCGCGCGCTGATCAAAGAAGTCGACGATCTGGGCGGGAGCATCGCCGCGATCGAAAGCGGGTGGATGCAATCCCGCATCGCCGACTCCGCCTACGAGGCGCAGCAGGCGATCGAGCGCGGAACGAGCATCGTCGTCGGCGTCAATGCGTTCGGGGAGAGCGAGAGCAGCGCGTCGATTCCACTGCAACGGATCGATGATGCGATCGAACGCGAACAGATCGCGCGGCTCCAGGCCTTCCGTGCAGCGCGCGATCGGGCGCGGCTCGAAGCAAGGCTGGCCGAGGTGCGGTCTGCCGCCGGCAGCGGCGAGAATCTGATTCCGCCCTTCATCGAAGCGGTCGATGCCGGCGCAACACTGGGCGAGATCTGCAACGTCTTGCGCGACGTCTTCGGCGTCTATCGCGCCAAAGAGGTCGTCGCGTGA
- a CDS encoding N-acetylmuramic acid 6-phosphate etherase, with translation MSETLPPTEGRNARSEGLDLLPTRELVDLLVRDHADAVAAVRAQSATIARVVDAIAARLEAGGRLHYVGAGTSGRLATLDAAEMPPTFGTPPELVCAHIAGGAAALRTAIEGAEDDAEAGDAEMRDHVRSADVVIGLSASGGARFVVAALERARAIGALTIAITSSASSALARIADEAITVPTGAEVVSGSTRLKAGTAQKIALNAISTAVMVRLGRVYDNLMVDMVATNEKLRARAVRLVRALTGADEIRAREALADAGGRVKVAAVMIARGVRADEARALLQGATLRSLL, from the coding sequence GTGAGCGAAACGCTGCCGCCGACCGAGGGCCGCAACGCCCGAAGCGAAGGGCTCGATCTCCTACCGACGCGCGAATTGGTCGATTTGCTTGTGCGCGATCACGCCGACGCGGTGGCTGCGGTGCGCGCTCAAAGCGCCACGATTGCGCGCGTCGTCGATGCCATCGCCGCGCGCCTAGAGGCCGGCGGGCGGCTCCACTACGTCGGCGCCGGAACGAGCGGGCGTCTGGCGACCCTGGATGCCGCGGAGATGCCGCCGACGTTCGGCACCCCGCCCGAGTTGGTATGCGCGCACATCGCCGGCGGCGCCGCGGCGCTTCGCACCGCGATCGAGGGTGCAGAAGACGACGCGGAAGCGGGCGATGCGGAGATGCGCGATCACGTGCGAAGCGCCGACGTGGTGATCGGACTCTCCGCGAGCGGCGGCGCGCGCTTCGTCGTCGCGGCGCTCGAGCGCGCTCGAGCGATCGGCGCGCTCACGATCGCGATCACCAGCAGCGCCTCATCGGCGCTCGCGCGAATCGCGGACGAAGCGATCACCGTACCGACCGGCGCCGAAGTGGTGAGCGGTTCGACCCGTTTGAAGGCCGGAACCGCACAGAAGATCGCGCTCAACGCGATCTCGACCGCCGTCATGGTTCGGCTCGGAAGAGTGTATGACAACCTCATGGTCGACATGGTCGCGACCAACGAAAAACTGCGCGCGCGCGCCGTGCGTTTGGTGCGCGCGCTCACCGGTGCCGACGAGATACGGGCGCGTGAGGCGCTGGCTGATGCCGGCGGCCGCGTGAAGGTCGCCGCCGTGATGATCGCACGCGGGGTGCGTGCCGATGAAGCGCGAGCACTCTTGCAGGGGGCGACGCTCCGATCGCTGCTCTAG
- the mce gene encoding methylmalonyl-CoA epimerase, translating to MNIDHIAIVVKDLDAALELYVQTLGFAPIYRETIADQGVEAVGLQAGDSAIELLRPLDPNSPIARFRGEAETRLHHTAYRVDDLVTALADYKAKGVRLIDEHPRKGAHGNLIAFLHPKSTGGVLIELCQRDHT from the coding sequence GTGAACATCGATCACATCGCGATCGTCGTCAAAGACCTCGATGCCGCGCTCGAGCTCTACGTGCAAACACTTGGCTTCGCACCGATCTACCGCGAGACGATCGCGGACCAAGGTGTCGAAGCGGTGGGTTTGCAAGCCGGCGACTCAGCGATCGAACTCCTGCGTCCGCTCGACCCGAATTCGCCGATCGCGCGCTTTCGCGGCGAAGCGGAGACGAGGCTCCACCACACCGCCTACCGCGTCGACGATCTCGTTACGGCGTTGGCCGACTATAAGGCCAAGGGCGTGCGTTTGATCGACGAGCATCCGCGCAAGGGCGCGCACGGGAATCTGATCGCCTTCCTTCATCCCAAGTCGACCGGCGGCGTGCTGATCGAGCTCTGCCAGCGCGACCACACGTAG